The following are encoded together in the Streptomyces sp. NBC_00341 genome:
- a CDS encoding urease accessory protein UreF, with protein sequence MGALAPLLLGDGRLPVGAYTYSAGLEPAVAAGLTRDRVPALLKARLHTTARTEAAAAVLALRAALRDPVDYGPVQRALAARTPAAPQRETSVTLGRGVHRLARRLAPGHPAVTALTAMRPRPLRPVALGALGAVLNVSEEELAHAVVYDELQTVASAALKLLPGDPLDSVAWILAAEPEAAAAAAAALAVRTPDQLPARTAALTEQWALEHARRERRLFLA encoded by the coding sequence ATGGGCGCACTGGCACCCCTGCTGCTGGGCGACGGACGGCTTCCGGTCGGCGCGTACACCTACAGCGCCGGCCTCGAACCCGCCGTCGCCGCGGGCCTCACCCGCGACCGCGTCCCCGCACTGCTGAAGGCCCGGCTGCACACCACCGCCCGCACCGAGGCGGCCGCGGCCGTCCTCGCCCTGCGGGCCGCGCTGCGCGACCCGGTCGACTACGGCCCCGTGCAGCGGGCGCTGGCGGCACGGACCCCGGCCGCGCCGCAACGCGAGACCTCCGTGACGCTCGGCCGGGGCGTGCACCGGCTCGCCCGGCGCCTCGCCCCCGGCCATCCGGCGGTCACCGCACTGACCGCCATGCGCCCCCGCCCGCTGCGGCCGGTCGCGCTCGGCGCCCTCGGAGCCGTACTGAACGTCTCCGAGGAGGAGCTGGCGCACGCCGTCGTCTACGACGAGCTCCAGACCGTCGCGTCCGCCGCCCTGAAACTCCTGCCCGGCGACCCGCTCGACTCGGTCGCCTGGATCCTCGCCGCAGAGCCCGAAGCGGCCGCCGCGGCGGCCGCGGCCCTCGCCGTACGGACCCCGGACCAACTGCCCGCCCGTACCGCCGCGCTCACCGAACAGTGGGCGCTCGAACACGCACGACGCGAACGGAGACTCTTCCTTGCCTGA
- the ureG gene encoding urease accessory protein UreG produces MNQPRALRLGVAGPVGTGKSSILATLCRELAGELSMAVVTNDIYTDEDARFLRSAGVLPTERIRAVETGACPHTAIRDDVSANLDAVEDLEEAYGPLDLVLIESGGDNLTATFSPALADAQLFCIDVAGGGDVARKGGPGITGADLLIVNKTDLASYVEVDVPAMVADAEEARNGLPVLALSKKDPASIAELADWVRSLLVRHRSGTHIPTDPGPMAPHSHEHP; encoded by the coding sequence CTGAACCAGCCCCGGGCCCTGCGTCTGGGCGTCGCGGGACCGGTCGGCACCGGAAAGAGCTCCATCCTGGCCACCCTGTGCCGGGAGCTCGCCGGTGAACTCTCCATGGCGGTGGTCACCAACGACATCTACACCGACGAGGACGCCCGCTTCCTGCGCTCGGCCGGCGTACTGCCCACCGAACGCATCCGCGCCGTCGAGACCGGCGCCTGCCCGCACACCGCGATCCGCGACGACGTCAGCGCCAACCTCGACGCCGTCGAGGACCTGGAGGAGGCGTACGGACCGCTGGACCTGGTGCTCATCGAGAGCGGCGGCGACAACCTCACGGCCACCTTCAGCCCCGCCCTGGCCGACGCACAGCTCTTCTGCATCGACGTGGCGGGCGGCGGCGACGTCGCGCGCAAGGGCGGCCCCGGCATCACCGGCGCCGACCTCCTGATCGTCAACAAGACCGACCTGGCCTCCTACGTGGAGGTCGACGTGCCCGCGATGGTCGCCGACGCAGAGGAGGCCCGCAACGGGCTTCCCGTCCTCGCCCTCTCCAAGAAGGACCCGGCCTCCATAGCCGAACTCGCGGACTGGGTACGGTCCCTGCTGGTCCGTCACCGCTCGGGAACCCACATCCCCACCGACCCCGGCCCGATGGCGCCGCACAGCCACGAGCACCCGTGA
- a CDS encoding urease accessory protein UreD codes for MERDGDGRHLARELRDGAFLAPRPLLPCPGRIRIALVGIRAGLLAGDELDLNISVGPGAHLELVEPAGLVAYDHRGGCARWRARVDIAEGGELTWHGLPFVVSSGADVERAMDARLAAGARMLWRDTLVLGRSGERGGRIRATTRVTYEDQELLVEDLDLTDPEVRELPGLLGPNRVIGSVAALGATPPGPPHPYRMDLAGPGAQVRLLDTVAPAVEAELSQVWESWLSP; via the coding sequence GTGGAGCGTGACGGCGACGGGCGCCACCTCGCCCGCGAACTGCGCGACGGCGCCTTCCTCGCCCCCCGCCCGCTGCTGCCGTGCCCCGGCCGGATCCGGATCGCCCTGGTCGGTATCCGGGCCGGGCTGCTCGCCGGCGACGAGCTGGACCTGAACATCTCGGTCGGTCCGGGCGCGCACCTGGAACTGGTCGAACCGGCCGGACTCGTCGCCTACGACCACCGGGGCGGCTGTGCCCGGTGGCGGGCCCGCGTCGACATCGCGGAGGGCGGCGAACTCACTTGGCACGGGTTGCCGTTCGTGGTGTCCAGTGGGGCGGACGTCGAACGGGCCATGGACGCCCGGCTGGCGGCCGGGGCCAGGATGCTGTGGCGCGACACCCTGGTCCTGGGCCGCTCAGGGGAGCGCGGCGGGCGGATCCGGGCCACGACCCGGGTGACGTACGAGGACCAGGAGCTGCTGGTCGAGGACCTCGACCTCACAGACCCCGAGGTGCGCGAACTCCCCGGACTCCTCGGCCCGAACCGCGTCATCGGCTCCGTCGCCGCGCTCGGCGCGACACCGCCCGGACCGCCGCACCCCTACCGGATGGACCTGGCCGGGCCCGGTGCGCAGGTGCGGCTGCTGGACACGGTGGCGCCGGCCGTCGAGGCGGAGCTGAGTCAGGTCTGGGAGTCCTGGCTCAGCCCCTGA
- a CDS encoding MFS transporter: protein MVPTSPCAPTRAPSYATVLRTPHAARTFGAALLGRLSYGIVPLAMLLAIKDATGSYSAAGGAMALFGVASVLLSPARAALIDRYGPRRVLPPMAGLYAAALCALALATWRPGAPALSLGALAVAAGLCTPPLGPVMRTLWSGLVPDRELLRRAFSLDGVAEELLYVTGPLLVGLIVRAARPSAAVLAGAVLVVVGALALVSSPAVPRDHVRAKAVPADAPAAPLPGLRTVAALRRTALVTVSVGICLGALELLVVAFTEQRGQAAAVSWVLAALSAGSAVGGLVYGAVRWKSANRTRLAAAAAGMGAALTVAGLSPRLYVLAAAVAVAGLFVGPVLTTGYLIADESVDPARRTQAGAWVNTSFNAGAAGGTAAVGLLVDRLPLALCFALAAAPALLCAGASVFPWGRRTGRA, encoded by the coding sequence ATCGTGCCCACTTCTCCTTGCGCGCCCACGCGCGCGCCTTCGTACGCCACTGTCCTGCGTACCCCTCATGCAGCGCGCACCTTCGGCGCCGCCCTGCTCGGGCGGCTCTCCTACGGGATCGTCCCGCTCGCCATGCTGCTCGCGATCAAGGACGCCACCGGTTCGTACTCCGCGGCCGGCGGCGCCATGGCCCTGTTCGGGGTCGCCAGCGTCCTCCTCTCCCCCGCCCGTGCCGCGCTGATCGACCGGTACGGGCCGCGCCGGGTCCTGCCGCCGATGGCCGGGCTCTACGCGGCGGCGCTCTGCGCACTCGCCCTCGCCACCTGGCGGCCGGGCGCCCCGGCCCTCTCCCTGGGGGCGCTCGCCGTGGCGGCCGGTCTCTGCACCCCGCCGCTGGGTCCGGTCATGCGGACGCTGTGGAGCGGTCTCGTCCCGGACCGGGAACTCCTGCGGCGCGCGTTCAGTCTGGACGGCGTCGCGGAGGAACTGCTCTACGTCACGGGCCCGTTGCTGGTGGGCCTGATCGTGCGGGCGGCCCGGCCCTCGGCCGCGGTGCTGGCCGGTGCCGTGCTGGTCGTCGTGGGGGCGCTCGCGCTGGTGTCGTCACCGGCGGTGCCCCGCGACCACGTGAGGGCGAAGGCGGTCCCGGCCGACGCGCCCGCCGCTCCCCTCCCGGGCCTGCGCACCGTCGCCGCCCTGCGCCGCACGGCGCTGGTGACGGTCTCCGTGGGGATCTGCCTCGGGGCGCTCGAACTGCTGGTGGTGGCCTTCACCGAGCAGCGCGGCCAGGCCGCGGCGGTGTCCTGGGTGCTGGCCGCCCTCTCGGCCGGGAGCGCCGTCGGCGGTCTGGTGTACGGGGCGGTCCGGTGGAAGTCGGCGAACCGGACGCGGCTGGCGGCGGCCGCCGCGGGGATGGGCGCGGCGCTGACGGTCGCCGGTCTCTCGCCTCGGCTGTACGTGCTGGCCGCCGCCGTCGCGGTCGCCGGGCTGTTCGTCGGCCCGGTCCTCACGACCGGGTACCTGATCGCGGACGAGTCCGTGGACCCCGCCCGGCGCACCCAGGCGGGTGCCTGGGTCAACACCTCGTTCAACGCGGGGGCCGCGGGCGGCACCGCGGCGGTCGGGCTGCTCGTCGACCGGCTGCCGCTCGCGCTGTGCTTCGCCCTGGCGGCGGCGCCCGCGCTGCTGTGTGCGGGGGCGTCGGTGTTCCCGTGGGGCCGCCGGACCGGCCGAGCCTGA
- a CDS encoding dihydrofolate reductase family protein, with amino-acid sequence MRKVIYFMSMSLDGYIEGPDRDIDWHQVDDDLHHAFNERLAAMGGFLHGRVVHELMADFWPTADQDPAAAGPTAEFAVIWRNMPKYVYSRTLQRADWNTTVVHDVVPEEVMALKEQPGGDLALGGAGLAASFAALDLIDEYWVYVHPVLIGRGKPMFPLTDTRTPLRLASTGAFGNGVVELRYERAEKPSAR; translated from the coding sequence ATGCGCAAGGTCATCTATTTCATGTCGATGTCCCTCGACGGCTATATCGAGGGGCCGGACAGGGACATCGACTGGCATCAGGTCGACGATGATCTGCACCACGCCTTCAACGAGCGGCTCGCCGCGATGGGCGGCTTCCTGCACGGCCGGGTCGTCCACGAGCTGATGGCGGATTTCTGGCCCACCGCCGACCAGGACCCGGCCGCCGCCGGGCCGACGGCCGAGTTCGCGGTCATCTGGCGGAACATGCCGAAGTACGTCTACTCCCGGACGCTTCAGCGGGCGGACTGGAACACCACCGTCGTCCATGACGTCGTCCCGGAAGAGGTCATGGCGCTGAAGGAGCAGCCCGGCGGCGACCTGGCACTCGGCGGCGCCGGTCTGGCCGCGTCCTTCGCGGCGCTCGACCTGATCGACGAGTACTGGGTCTACGTCCACCCGGTCCTCATCGGCCGGGGAAAGCCCATGTTCCCGCTGACGGACACCAGGACCCCCCTGCGGCTCGCGAGCACCGGTGCCTTCGGCAACGGGGTCGTGGAACTGCGGTACGAGCGGGCGGAAAAGCCCTCGGCGCGCTGA